A region of Thermococcus piezophilus DNA encodes the following proteins:
- the thsB gene encoding thermosome subunit beta — protein sequence MAQLTGQPVVILPEGTQRYVGRDAQRLNILAARIVAETIRTTLGPKGMDKMLVDSLGDIVITNDGATILDEMDIQHPAAKMMVEVAKTQDKEAGDGTTTAVVIAGELLRKAEELLDQNIHPSIVIKGYALAAEKAQQILDEISKDVDVEDKEILKKAAVTSITGKAAEEEREYLAEIAVEAVKQVAEKVGDKYKVDLDNIKFEKKEGGSVKETQLIRGVVIDKEVVHPGMPKRVENAKIALINDALEVKETETDAEIRITSPEQLQAFLEQEERMLREMVDKIKEVGANVVFVQKGIDDLAQHYLAKYGILAVRRVKKSDMEKLAKATGAKIVTNIRDLTSEDLGEAELVEQRKVAGENMIFVEGCKNPKAVTILIRGGTEHVVDEVERALEDAVKVAKDIVEDGRIVAAGGAPEIELAIRLDEYAKEVGGKEQLAIEAFAEALKVIPRTLAENAGLDPVETLVKVIAAHKEKGPTIGVDVFEGEPADMMEKGVIAPLRVTKQAIKSASEAAIMILRIDDVIAASKLEKDKGDKGGDDFGSDLD from the coding sequence ATGGCCCAGCTCACTGGACAGCCGGTTGTTATTCTGCCTGAGGGGACCCAGAGGTACGTTGGAAGGGACGCCCAGAGGCTTAACATCCTCGCCGCGAGGATTGTTGCCGAGACCATCAGGACCACCCTCGGTCCGAAGGGCATGGACAAGATGCTCGTCGACAGCCTCGGCGACATCGTCATCACCAATGACGGTGCCACCATCCTTGACGAGATGGACATTCAGCACCCTGCTGCTAAGATGATGGTTGAGGTTGCTAAGACTCAGGATAAGGAGGCCGGTGACGGTACCACCACTGCTGTCGTCATCGCTGGCGAGCTTCTTAGGAAGGCCGAGGAGCTTCTTGACCAGAACATCCACCCGAGCATTGTCATCAAGGGTTATGCTTTAGCTGCCGAGAAGGCCCAGCAGATCCTCGACGAGATCTCCAAGGACGTTGACGTCGAGGACAAGGAGATCCTCAAGAAGGCCGCGGTCACCTCAATTACCGGTAAGGCCGCCGAGGAGGAAAGAGAGTACCTCGCCGAAATTGCCGTCGAGGCCGTCAAGCAGGTCGCCGAGAAGGTCGGCGACAAGTACAAGGTCGACCTCGACAACATCAAGTTCGAGAAGAAGGAGGGTGGCAGCGTCAAGGAGACTCAGCTCATTAGGGGTGTCGTCATCGACAAGGAGGTCGTTCACCCAGGCATGCCCAAGAGGGTTGAGAACGCTAAGATAGCCCTCATCAACGACGCCCTCGAGGTCAAGGAGACCGAGACCGACGCCGAGATAAGGATCACCAGCCCAGAGCAGCTCCAGGCCTTCCTCGAGCAGGAGGAGCGCATGCTCCGCGAGATGGTCGACAAGATCAAGGAGGTCGGCGCCAACGTCGTCTTCGTCCAGAAGGGTATTGATGACCTTGCCCAGCACTACCTCGCCAAGTACGGCATTCTCGCCGTCAGGCGCGTCAAGAAGAGCGACATGGAGAAACTCGCCAAGGCCACCGGTGCCAAGATAGTCACCAACATCCGCGACCTCACCAGCGAAGACCTCGGTGAGGCCGAGCTTGTCGAGCAGAGGAAAGTTGCCGGAGAGAACATGATCTTCGTCGAGGGCTGCAAGAATCCAAAGGCAGTAACAATCCTCATCAGGGGTGGTACCGAGCACGTCGTCGACGAGGTTGAGAGGGCCCTTGAGGATGCCGTCAAGGTCGCCAAGGACATCGTCGAGGACGGCAGGATCGTCGCTGCCGGCGGTGCCCCGGAGATCGAGCTCGCCATCAGGCTCGACGAGTACGCCAAGGAGGTTGGCGGCAAGGAGCAGCTCGCCATCGAGGCCTTCGCTGAGGCGCTCAAGGTCATCCCGAGGACCCTCGCCGAGAACGCTGGCCTTGATCCGGTCGAGACCCTCGTTAAGGTCATCGCCGCCCACAAGGAGAAGGGCCCGACCATCGGTGTCGACGTCTTCGAGGGCGAGCCGGCCGACATGATGGAGAAGGGTGTCATTGCTCCGCTCAGGGTCACCAAGCAGGCCATCAAGAGCGCCAGCGAGGCGGCAATAATGATACTCCGCATAGATGACGTCATCGCCGCCAGCAAGCTTGAGAAGGACAAGGGAGACAAGGGCGGCGACGACTTCGGCAGCGACCTCGACTGA
- a CDS encoding VWA domain-containing protein: MEPREKRLVFPFSAIVGQEKAKLALLCVAVNPLIGGVLLKGDKGTGKSTLVRALANVLPEIEVVANCPFNCNPRNPLEMCDSCYERYERGEELPVAKRKMRVVDLPLSVTIDRLVGTVDVERFLKEGRKALQPGILAEANRNVLYIDEVNLLDDYIADSLLDAAAMGWNTIEREGISFRHPARFILVGSMNPEEGELRPQILDRFGLCVEVSAPMNPEERIEIVKRVEEFHEDPISFYKKFESEEKKLTERIVKARKILPKVEISDNLLKLLAETVVNLGIKTNRAEIATIKTAKAIAALNGRRRVSLEDLEKAMELALPHRLRDRPFQKPPQMGPPKPKDDSKQDHDHKHDHRHEHKKEEKSERRNQESRSQGIGNLEQNFRSSEVRIPRIESKNFDGSEFMGYRSSRDVSVTVVNFPKGVPVSYLPPANGKIKDVDFYSSLVWAVLNGKKPPIKLDLNDLRVRVRKAKAPTLWVLLLDSSGSMAVQKRISIAKGIAEKLVENGYIKKSKVALIVAKGNQAEIFVPPTKNYWEVLEKIESVPTGGRTPLSSALYNLLLLAEHERRKDKSLKVRAFLITDGKANVPLFGKRIKEEIVELAKALKKKDIGLIIYDTRGRGINPGLSYVPILEQVVGAKVHKV; encoded by the coding sequence ATGGAGCCTCGTGAAAAACGCTTAGTATTTCCATTTTCTGCAATAGTCGGGCAGGAAAAGGCTAAATTAGCTTTACTTTGTGTAGCTGTTAATCCGCTGATCGGTGGTGTCCTGCTTAAGGGTGATAAGGGAACAGGGAAATCGACCCTGGTTAGGGCTTTGGCTAACGTTTTGCCCGAGATTGAAGTCGTGGCAAACTGTCCCTTCAACTGCAATCCGAGGAATCCTTTGGAGATGTGTGACAGCTGTTATGAGAGGTATGAGCGGGGAGAAGAGTTACCGGTAGCAAAGAGGAAGATGCGCGTTGTGGACCTGCCCTTAAGCGTTACAATAGACAGGCTCGTTGGAACCGTTGATGTCGAGAGATTTTTAAAAGAAGGAAGAAAGGCATTACAGCCTGGAATTTTGGCAGAAGCAAACAGAAACGTGCTTTACATCGATGAGGTGAACCTCCTGGATGACTACATAGCCGATTCACTCTTAGATGCTGCTGCAATGGGATGGAACACGATAGAGAGGGAAGGAATCTCTTTCAGACATCCGGCGAGGTTCATCCTGGTTGGAAGTATGAATCCAGAGGAAGGCGAGCTCAGACCTCAAATCCTCGATAGGTTTGGTTTATGCGTTGAGGTAAGCGCTCCAATGAATCCCGAGGAGAGAATAGAGATAGTTAAGAGAGTCGAAGAGTTTCATGAAGACCCGATAAGCTTCTATAAGAAGTTCGAAAGCGAAGAGAAGAAGCTCACGGAGAGGATTGTTAAGGCAAGGAAAATTCTGCCGAAGGTTGAGATAAGCGACAATTTGCTGAAGCTTTTGGCTGAAACAGTCGTCAATTTGGGAATTAAAACCAACAGAGCTGAGATAGCCACGATAAAGACAGCCAAAGCGATAGCTGCCCTAAATGGAAGGAGAAGGGTCTCACTGGAAGACTTAGAAAAAGCTATGGAATTGGCTTTACCGCACCGCCTGAGGGACAGACCGTTCCAAAAGCCACCCCAGATGGGGCCCCCAAAGCCTAAGGACGATAGCAAGCAGGATCACGATCATAAACACGATCACAGGCATGAGCACAAGAAGGAAGAAAAAAGTGAAAGGAGAAACCAGGAGTCTCGAAGTCAGGGGATCGGGAATTTGGAGCAGAATTTTCGTTCAAGTGAAGTTAGAATCCCAAGGATAGAGAGCAAAAACTTTGATGGAAGCGAATTCATGGGATACCGCTCCTCAAGGGACGTCAGCGTTACAGTGGTAAACTTCCCCAAGGGCGTTCCAGTTTCGTATCTTCCGCCGGCCAACGGCAAAATTAAGGACGTTGATTTTTACAGCTCTCTGGTCTGGGCGGTGTTGAATGGAAAAAAGCCTCCAATAAAGCTTGATTTAAACGACCTTCGCGTTAGGGTCAGGAAGGCAAAGGCACCAACACTCTGGGTTTTGCTCTTGGATTCGAGCGGAAGCATGGCCGTGCAGAAGAGGATAAGCATCGCGAAGGGAATAGCGGAAAAGCTGGTTGAGAACGGCTACATCAAAAAGTCAAAGGTAGCTTTGATAGTCGCAAAAGGTAATCAGGCGGAAATATTTGTCCCACCTACAAAGAACTACTGGGAGGTGCTCGAGAAAATAGAGAGCGTTCCAACTGGGGGCAGAACACCTTTAAGCTCTGCCCTCTATAATCTTCTTCTGCTTGCTGAACATGAGAGGAGAAAAGACAAGTCCTTGAAAGTTAGGGCATTCTTGATAACTGACGGAAAGGCCAACGTTCCACTTTTTGGAAAGAGGATTAAGGAGGAAATAGTTGAATTAGCGAAAGCATTGAAAAAGAAGGATATTGGGCTTATAATTTATGACACGAGAGGGAGGGGGATAAACCCGGGCCTGTCCTACGTCCCCATCCTGGAGCAGGTTGTGGGGGCGAAGGTACACAAAGTTTAG
- a CDS encoding cobaltochelatase subunit CobN — MICFILGYGARPLPLLEEILEGERIDGLVLTDQNCESELEGIEKSDVIFIYVHELPEIVMEKVKESNAKVIACAGLESLTNVPEDVLIKAKTYYVLGGEKNLRNMVRFLVSLSGETVKYEEPEEIPMHGIYHPELGLFESLDDYLTVYKKRFLIGVLFWRSAWLYNELKPIEELIKALEEEGLGVIPVFTYGKDSTTGLGKEKSEAVEEFFIKDGRPIIEALVSLISFGTVDLKNLQKLNVPVFAPVRSYYQSLEEWRRSERGVDYMTQVYGVIIPEVAGTIEPIFISGTRNIEGYKVGEPYEEHMKYLARRVKKWVELRKKSKREVKIAIVLINPPCKGLEANVAVGLGLDVPESIVRLLHRLKEEGYHVGEDLPENGEELIQLILRRKAISEFRWTSVDEIVKSGGAIDFVGLEEYLEWFNELPEDLRERIIEDWGKPEDVLAGKVNKEMVGMVYNGRFVVPGIRFGNVLITPQPKFGCAGARCDGKVCRILHDPRIVPPHQWWAVYRWITRKFGADVVIHFGTHGYLEFRPGKGVGLSPSCVPEASLDDIPHLYVYVVSNPMEGVIAKRRSYAALIDHIYPPMGMAEVLDDLDSLLTQYAKAKNLGDDARRQKIYEQILEKARENRLRIANPEDEEKTVEEIHRYVELMRGSQINLGLHVFGCPPKEPNRLAGYVATAMAYDSYSSPSIKRVIAEAMGLDYDELKKNPLGTTNGFTNRELLDIFHKIAVKSLERLLNGESFDVIEEEIEKFGFKVKEKEKEKLEEMFRKALEVAKKIAECEREYDGFLKGLGGEYIEPGPSGAITRGKFEILPTGRNFYAVDPRTLPTKAAWQIGVETAEKLLKAYKEKHGRYPESVGQVLWSIDGYKADGEQIAQILYLIGVRPVWKGDVVAGLEVISLEELGRPRIDVLVRISGIVRDTLPNYIYLIDEAIEKVVALDEPLEMNYIKKHYIEHIKKLVELGKSFEEAQRFARFRVFSAPPGAYGAGVNLAVESSGWRNDEDLAKVWVQWSGYAYGKEAFGVEAYDSFVLNLREVDIINRNHISDEHDPTNCCCYFAYHGGFKTAVDALTGKNVEVVQTDTRDISDAKIVEMKVELERVVRAKLLNGRWIEEMKKHGYRGASEFSRKILHLYGWEATTKLVEDWVFDEIAGKYVLDEEMRRWFEEHNPYAIEEIARRLMEAYERGLWKTSEELIEKLREVYSEIEGILEESLGEGEVQGGVIEIFTARDDEHWNENIEEVDKIWSLVKNA; from the coding sequence ATGATATGCTTCATCTTAGGATACGGCGCGAGGCCCCTGCCCCTGCTGGAAGAGATACTTGAGGGGGAGAGAATAGATGGGCTTGTGCTCACCGACCAGAACTGTGAGAGTGAGCTGGAGGGGATAGAGAAGTCGGATGTAATCTTCATCTACGTCCACGAGCTTCCCGAGATAGTGATGGAGAAAGTCAAGGAAAGCAATGCAAAGGTCATTGCATGTGCCGGGCTTGAAAGCCTGACCAACGTTCCGGAAGATGTTCTGATCAAAGCGAAGACCTACTACGTTCTCGGGGGCGAGAAGAATCTCAGGAACATGGTCAGGTTTTTGGTAAGCCTATCTGGGGAAACGGTCAAATATGAAGAACCGGAGGAGATCCCTATGCACGGTATCTATCACCCCGAGCTGGGCCTTTTTGAAAGCCTGGATGATTACTTAACGGTTTACAAGAAGAGGTTCCTCATTGGAGTCCTCTTCTGGAGGAGTGCATGGCTCTATAATGAGCTTAAACCAATTGAAGAGCTCATCAAAGCCCTTGAAGAGGAAGGCCTCGGGGTAATTCCTGTCTTCACCTACGGAAAAGACTCAACTACCGGTCTCGGGAAGGAAAAAAGTGAGGCTGTTGAGGAGTTCTTCATTAAGGACGGAAGGCCGATTATAGAGGCCCTTGTGAGCTTAATCTCCTTTGGCACAGTTGATTTAAAGAATCTGCAAAAGCTTAACGTTCCGGTTTTTGCCCCAGTAAGGTCTTACTACCAGTCCCTTGAGGAATGGAGGAGGAGCGAGCGAGGCGTAGACTACATGACTCAGGTTTATGGGGTAATAATTCCGGAAGTTGCTGGAACAATTGAGCCGATTTTCATATCCGGGACAAGGAACATTGAAGGTTACAAGGTGGGGGAGCCCTACGAAGAGCATATGAAATATCTGGCCCGGAGGGTGAAGAAGTGGGTCGAGCTCAGGAAGAAGTCAAAAAGGGAAGTTAAAATCGCCATAGTTCTGATAAACCCCCCATGTAAGGGGCTTGAGGCAAACGTTGCCGTTGGCCTTGGTTTGGATGTCCCGGAAAGCATCGTCAGACTCCTGCACAGGCTTAAGGAGGAGGGCTACCACGTTGGCGAAGACTTGCCGGAGAACGGTGAAGAGCTTATACAGTTGATTTTGAGGAGAAAAGCGATAAGTGAGTTCAGATGGACAAGCGTTGATGAGATAGTCAAAAGCGGCGGAGCAATTGACTTCGTGGGCCTGGAGGAGTATCTGGAGTGGTTCAACGAGCTTCCTGAAGATTTAAGGGAGAGAATCATAGAGGACTGGGGAAAGCCGGAGGATGTCCTGGCTGGAAAGGTGAACAAAGAAATGGTTGGGATGGTCTATAACGGGAGGTTTGTAGTTCCGGGAATAAGGTTCGGGAACGTCCTCATTACGCCCCAGCCTAAGTTCGGCTGTGCTGGGGCCAGGTGCGACGGAAAGGTGTGTAGAATTTTGCATGATCCAAGGATAGTCCCTCCGCATCAGTGGTGGGCCGTTTACAGATGGATAACGCGCAAATTTGGTGCTGATGTGGTTATACACTTTGGGACCCACGGCTACCTTGAATTCAGGCCCGGAAAAGGCGTTGGTCTTTCCCCCTCATGCGTTCCCGAGGCAAGCTTAGATGACATTCCACACCTGTACGTTTACGTGGTTTCAAATCCGATGGAGGGTGTTATTGCCAAGAGGAGGAGCTATGCAGCACTTATAGACCACATCTATCCCCCAATGGGGATGGCGGAGGTTCTGGACGATTTGGATTCCCTCCTGACCCAGTATGCAAAGGCAAAGAACCTTGGAGATGATGCGAGGAGACAGAAGATTTACGAGCAGATTCTTGAGAAGGCAAGGGAAAACAGGCTGAGAATAGCGAATCCCGAAGACGAAGAGAAGACTGTAGAGGAAATACACCGCTACGTTGAGCTGATGAGAGGTTCCCAGATAAACCTCGGCCTCCACGTCTTTGGCTGTCCCCCAAAAGAGCCCAATAGATTAGCGGGATACGTTGCCACAGCAATGGCTTATGATTCCTACTCTTCTCCTTCAATTAAGCGCGTTATAGCTGAGGCAATGGGTCTGGATTACGATGAACTAAAAAAGAACCCATTGGGAACCACAAACGGGTTCACGAACAGGGAACTGCTGGATATCTTCCACAAGATAGCTGTCAAAAGCCTGGAGCGCCTACTTAATGGGGAGAGCTTCGATGTCATCGAGGAGGAAATTGAAAAGTTCGGATTCAAAGTTAAGGAGAAGGAGAAGGAAAAGCTCGAAGAAATGTTTAGGAAAGCCCTTGAAGTTGCAAAGAAAATAGCTGAATGTGAAAGAGAATACGACGGTTTTCTGAAGGGACTTGGTGGGGAATACATCGAGCCTGGCCCGTCGGGAGCGATAACAAGGGGGAAATTCGAGATTTTACCGACGGGAAGGAATTTCTATGCAGTTGATCCAAGAACTCTACCAACTAAGGCAGCATGGCAGATAGGAGTTGAAACTGCTGAAAAACTTTTGAAAGCTTACAAAGAAAAGCACGGGAGATATCCGGAGAGCGTCGGACAGGTTCTCTGGAGCATAGACGGTTATAAGGCGGATGGGGAGCAGATAGCTCAAATCCTCTATTTGATTGGAGTTAGGCCGGTTTGGAAAGGAGATGTAGTTGCTGGGCTTGAGGTAATTTCCTTGGAAGAGCTCGGAAGACCAAGGATTGATGTTCTGGTCAGAATAAGTGGAATCGTGAGAGATACTCTGCCAAACTACATCTACCTAATTGACGAGGCCATAGAAAAAGTTGTTGCGCTGGATGAGCCTTTGGAGATGAACTACATTAAAAAGCACTACATTGAGCACATTAAAAAGCTCGTTGAACTCGGCAAGAGTTTTGAAGAAGCCCAAAGGTTTGCACGCTTTAGAGTTTTTTCAGCCCCGCCGGGTGCCTACGGGGCTGGAGTAAATTTGGCGGTTGAGTCATCGGGCTGGAGGAATGACGAGGATTTAGCTAAAGTGTGGGTTCAGTGGAGCGGCTATGCCTATGGAAAAGAGGCCTTTGGCGTCGAGGCATATGACTCATTTGTTTTGAACCTGAGGGAGGTGGATATAATCAACAGGAACCACATAAGCGATGAGCACGATCCGACGAACTGCTGCTGCTATTTTGCATATCACGGGGGCTTTAAGACAGCCGTTGATGCTCTAACGGGCAAGAACGTTGAGGTGGTTCAGACGGACACGAGAGACATAAGTGACGCCAAAATCGTTGAGATGAAAGTCGAGCTTGAAAGGGTCGTTAGGGCAAAGCTTCTCAATGGGAGGTGGATTGAGGAGATGAAGAAGCACGGCTACAGAGGGGCTAGTGAGTTCTCGAGGAAGATCCTCCACCTATACGGCTGGGAGGCAACGACGAAACTCGTTGAAGATTGGGTTTTTGACGAGATAGCAGGGAAATACGTTCTGGATGAAGAGATGAGGAGATGGTTCGAGGAGCACAATCCTTACGCCATTGAGGAAATCGCGAGAAGGCTGATGGAAGCCTATGAGCGTGGCTTGTGGAAGACGAGTGAGGAATTGATTGAAAAGCTCAGGGAGGTTTATTCTGAAATTGAGGGAATTCTGGAGGAAAGTCTCGGCGAAGGGGAAGTCCAGGGAGGAGTGATTGAAATCTTCACTGCCCGGGACGATGAGCACTGGAATGAAAACATTGAGGAGGTGGATAAAATATGGAGCCTCGTGAAAAACGCTTAG
- a CDS encoding IGHMBP2 family helicase, with the protein MELEKFINHLKVLVEYERKAEIEAMRAEMKRLSGREREKVGRAILGLNGKIIGEELGYFMVKYGRDRELKTEIGVGDLVVISKRDPLKSDLVGTVVEKGKRFITVALETVPEWALKGVRLDLYANDITFKRWIENLEHLYEGGKRALEFYLGLRDPEESEPVESDPIDKSLNASQRRAISQALGSPNFFLIHGPFGTGKTRTLAELIMQEVERGHKVLATAESNVAVDNLVERLAESGLKIVRVGHPSRVSKHLHETTLAYLMTKHDLYGELRELRVTAQNLAEKRDTFTKPLPKYRRGLTDSEILALSRRRRGTRGVSAKLIREMANWIKLNKLVQKTFDDAIKLEERIAREIIQEADVVLTTNASAGLEVIGYADYDVAIIDEATQATIPSVLIPINRAKRFVLAGDHKQLPPTILSEEAKALSRTLFEGLIERYSAKAQMLEVQYRMNERLMAFPSREFYGGRIRADESVGNITLADLKVMRPGFGEPWDSILNPGEPLVFVDISKHPEKWERQRRGSESRENPLEARIVAETVEKLLEMGVKPEWIGVITPYDDQRDLISSLVPEEIEVRTVDGYQGREKEVIILSFVRSNERGEVGFLKDLRRLNVSLTRAKRKLIVVGDSETLSVRSTYKRFIEFVKAEGRFVEIGNDFKTNGG; encoded by the coding sequence ATGGAGCTTGAGAAGTTCATCAACCACCTCAAGGTTCTCGTAGAGTACGAGAGAAAGGCCGAGATAGAAGCTATGAGGGCAGAGATGAAAAGGCTGAGCGGCAGAGAGCGTGAGAAGGTAGGCAGAGCAATTCTTGGCCTGAACGGCAAAATCATCGGGGAAGAACTAGGATACTTCATGGTAAAATACGGTCGAGATCGGGAACTTAAAACGGAGATAGGCGTAGGAGATTTGGTAGTTATCAGCAAACGCGACCCCCTGAAGAGCGATTTAGTTGGAACCGTCGTCGAGAAGGGTAAGAGGTTCATTACAGTCGCCCTTGAAACTGTCCCGGAGTGGGCGCTTAAAGGAGTAAGGTTAGACCTCTACGCCAATGATATCACATTCAAGCGCTGGATTGAAAACCTTGAACACCTCTATGAGGGCGGAAAGAGGGCACTGGAGTTCTATCTCGGCCTAAGAGATCCAGAAGAAAGCGAGCCGGTCGAGTCTGATCCGATCGATAAAAGCCTGAACGCGAGTCAGAGGAGAGCAATCAGCCAGGCACTCGGGAGCCCCAACTTCTTCCTCATCCACGGGCCTTTTGGAACGGGCAAAACCAGAACGCTGGCCGAGCTGATAATGCAGGAAGTAGAGCGCGGCCACAAGGTTCTTGCAACGGCAGAGAGCAACGTGGCTGTGGACAACCTCGTTGAGCGATTAGCAGAATCGGGCCTGAAAATCGTCCGGGTTGGACACCCAAGCCGCGTTTCCAAACACCTCCACGAGACAACTCTTGCATATCTCATGACCAAGCATGACCTATACGGCGAGCTGAGAGAACTCCGAGTCACGGCACAGAACCTCGCGGAAAAGCGTGACACCTTCACAAAGCCCCTGCCGAAGTACAGGCGCGGATTGACCGACAGTGAAATCCTTGCGTTGTCGAGGAGGAGGCGGGGCACGAGAGGGGTATCAGCAAAACTCATCAGGGAGATGGCCAACTGGATAAAGCTCAACAAGCTCGTCCAGAAGACCTTCGACGATGCCATAAAGCTGGAGGAGAGAATAGCCAGAGAGATAATCCAGGAGGCAGACGTTGTTCTCACCACCAATGCTTCGGCCGGGCTGGAGGTAATCGGCTACGCAGACTACGATGTGGCGATCATAGACGAGGCGACACAGGCAACAATACCAAGCGTGTTAATACCTATAAACCGTGCCAAACGCTTCGTTTTAGCGGGTGACCACAAGCAGCTGCCGCCGACGATTCTGAGCGAAGAGGCAAAGGCGCTGAGCAGGACGCTCTTTGAGGGCCTGATAGAGAGGTATTCAGCCAAGGCCCAGATGCTCGAAGTCCAGTACAGGATGAACGAGAGGCTCATGGCGTTTCCGAGCAGGGAGTTCTACGGCGGAAGGATAAGGGCCGATGAGAGCGTGGGGAACATAACGCTGGCCGATTTGAAGGTGATGAGGCCAGGATTTGGAGAGCCCTGGGACTCAATTTTGAACCCAGGCGAACCGCTCGTCTTCGTGGACATATCCAAACACCCGGAGAAGTGGGAGAGGCAGAGGCGCGGGAGCGAAAGCAGGGAGAACCCACTTGAGGCGAGGATAGTGGCCGAGACCGTTGAGAAGCTCCTCGAGATGGGCGTCAAGCCAGAGTGGATTGGCGTGATAACGCCGTACGACGACCAGCGTGACTTAATCAGCTCACTCGTTCCCGAGGAAATAGAAGTCAGAACCGTGGATGGCTATCAGGGCAGGGAAAAGGAAGTCATAATCCTCTCCTTCGTGCGCTCAAACGAGAGGGGCGAGGTTGGCTTCCTGAAGGATTTGAGAAGATTAAACGTCTCGCTGACGAGGGCAAAGAGGAAGCTGATAGTGGTTGGGGATTCCGAAACTTTAAGCGTTCGTTCAACTTACAAAAGGTTCATCGAGTTCGTGAAAGCTGAGGGTAGGTTCGTTGAGATTGGAAATGATTTTAAGACCAACGGGGGATGA
- the taw3 gene encoding tRNA(Phe) 7-((3-amino-3-carboxypropyl)-4-demethylwyosine(37)-N(4))-methyltransferase Taw3 — MFLFTKNFDEQKARAMAGLRKALEEGKVDEDIIPLLEKINSLENYFTTSSCSGRISIMEMPEFGDKVNAEWLGKWHREVTLEEVLDAIGMHSKGQLWFLVRSPIIHVSARTMEDAVRILNLAINCGFKYSNIKSISHKKLLVEIRSTERMDVPLGENGELWVSREYIEKIVAIANAQLRRAKGKLKKLEEEINSGR, encoded by the coding sequence ATGTTCCTATTTACCAAGAACTTCGACGAGCAGAAGGCCAGGGCGATGGCAGGCCTTAGGAAGGCACTGGAAGAGGGCAAGGTGGATGAGGACATAATTCCGCTCTTGGAGAAGATAAACTCGCTTGAGAACTACTTCACAACGTCCTCCTGCTCCGGAAGGATTTCGATAATGGAGATGCCCGAATTTGGAGACAAGGTTAACGCTGAATGGCTCGGCAAGTGGCACCGGGAAGTTACCCTTGAGGAGGTCCTCGATGCCATAGGGATGCACTCAAAGGGTCAGCTCTGGTTCCTCGTGAGGAGCCCCATCATACACGTTTCGGCGAGAACAATGGAAGATGCTGTTAGGATTTTAAACCTGGCAATAAACTGCGGCTTCAAGTATTCAAACATAAAGAGCATCAGCCACAAAAAGTTGCTCGTTGAGATACGCTCCACCGAGAGGATGGATGTCCCTTTGGGAGAAAACGGCGAACTCTGGGTGAGCAGGGAATACATCGAGAAAATAGTTGCCATAGCGAACGCCCAGCTTAGAAGAGCTAAAGGGAAATTGAAAAAGCTTGAAGAGGAGATTAATTCTGGAAGATAA